The Hyphomicrobiales bacterium genome has a window encoding:
- the ccmA gene encoding cytochrome c maturation protein A, which produces MVACIGGSSALTQNSFLPLCLRAENLACRRGGRLIFEGLSFVLNAGEAIALTGRNGAGKSSLIAMLCGRLRPDDGLIRLEGGEDDAQLAEISHLVGHRDGLKTALTARENLAFAQAVLGDAALVPEQALAVVGLAHATELPVGYLSAGQRRRVALARLLVSRRPFWLLDEPMSALDTASQAMLAGLMRDHLAQGGAILAATHGPLGLDGTREVRIGP; this is translated from the coding sequence GTGGTCGCATGCATCGGCGGCAGCTCTGCCTTGACGCAAAATTCATTCCTCCCGCTGTGCCTTCGCGCCGAGAATCTCGCCTGCCGCCGCGGCGGCCGCCTGATCTTCGAAGGGCTGAGCTTCGTGCTGAACGCCGGCGAGGCGATCGCGCTCACCGGCCGCAACGGCGCCGGCAAATCGAGCCTCATCGCCATGTTGTGCGGGCGTCTGCGGCCGGATGACGGCCTGATCCGGCTGGAAGGCGGCGAGGACGATGCCCAACTCGCCGAAATCTCGCATCTCGTCGGCCATCGCGACGGGCTCAAGACGGCGCTGACGGCACGGGAGAATCTCGCTTTCGCCCAGGCCGTGCTCGGGGACGCGGCTCTTGTGCCGGAGCAGGCGCTGGCCGTGGTCGGGCTTGCCCATGCGACGGAATTGCCGGTCGGCTATCTCTCGGCCGGCCAGCGGCGGCGGGTGGCTCTGGCGCGGCTCCTGGTCTCGCGCCGGCCCTTCTGGCTGCTCGACGAGCCGATGTCGGCGCTCGATACGGCGTCCCAGGCCATGCTCGCGGGATTGATGCGCGATCATCTCGCCCAGGGCGGAGCGATCCTGGCCGCGACGCACGGCCCGCTCGGGCTGGACGGGACGCGCGAAGTGAGGATCGGGCCATGA
- the ccmB gene encoding cytochrome c maturation protein B: MSGAFLAILKRDLALAARAGGGGELALVFFLTLVVLVPFALGPDLNLLSRIGPAILWLGALLSVLIGLDRLFQSDEEDGSLDLIRASALPLELAVLAKGLAHWLTTGLPLALVSPLLGLLVALPGEGVLPLVATLLVGTPALSFIGAGGAALAASLRRGGLIVPVLVAPLTVPVLIFGVATANAALGGTVPFLTPFLILCAISLAAIVVGTIAAAAALRQAD; the protein is encoded by the coding sequence ATGAGCGGCGCCTTCCTCGCAATCCTGAAGCGCGATCTGGCGCTGGCGGCGCGCGCCGGCGGCGGTGGCGAGCTGGCGCTCGTGTTTTTCCTGACCCTCGTCGTGCTGGTGCCTTTTGCGCTCGGGCCGGATCTCAACCTGCTGTCGCGGATCGGCCCGGCGATCCTTTGGCTCGGCGCGCTGCTCTCAGTGCTGATCGGGCTCGACAGGCTGTTTCAGAGCGACGAGGAGGACGGCTCGCTCGATCTGATCCGGGCTTCGGCCTTGCCGCTCGAGCTCGCCGTGCTGGCCAAGGGGCTGGCGCATTGGCTGACGACCGGCCTGCCGCTGGCGCTGGTCTCGCCCTTGCTCGGCCTGCTCGTGGCCTTGCCGGGGGAGGGTGTGCTGCCGCTGGTCGCGACGCTGCTGGTCGGTACGCCCGCCCTGAGCTTTATCGGGGCGGGGGGAGCGGCGCTCGCCGCGAGCCTGCGGCGCGGCGGGTTGATCGTGCCGGTGCTAGTCGCGCCGCTCACCGTGCCGGTGCTGATCTTCGGCGTCGCCACCGCCAATGCGGCACTCGGCGGCACCGTGCCGTTCCTCACGCCCTTCCTGATCCTCTGCGCGATCTCGCTGGCCGCGATCGTGGTGGGGACGATCGCGGCGGCGGCGGCCCTGCGTCAGGCCGATTGA
- the acnA gene encoding aconitate hydratase 1: protein MASLDSFKARKTLTVGGKTYTYYSLPDAEKNGLPGISKLPFSMKVLLENLLRFEDGRSVTKSDIENFVGWLDDKGTAGKEIGFRPARVLMQDFTGVPAVVDLAAMRDGVKALGGDPQKINPLVPVDLVIDHSVIVDEFGSPKAFAKNVELEYERNEERYKFLKWGQGAFDNFRVVPPGTGICHQVNLEYLAQTVWTRNETIDGAEVEVAYPDTLVGTDSHTTMVNGLAVLGWGVGGIEAEAAMLGQPQSMLLPEVVGFKLTGSLKEGITATDLVLTVTQMLRKKGVVGKFVEFFGPGLYNLTLADRATIANMGPEYGATCGFFPVDAETLDYLTTTGRKADRIALVEAYSKAQGLFATRETADPVFTDTLELDLSTVQPSMAGPKRPEGRVDLSAVKAGFAAAMETDYKKGGELSRRVQVEGEDFDLGHGDVVIAAITSCTNTSNPSVLMAAGLLARNAVAKGLKVKPWVKTSLAPGSQVVAEYLAKAGLQADLDKLGFNLVGFGCTTCIGNSGPLPAPISKTINEKGLIAGAVISGNRNFEGRVSPDVQANYLASPPLVVAYALAGSVQMDLTTQPIGVGSDGKDVYLKDIWPSNKEIQDFIQKNVTRAIFESKYADVFKGDEHWQAVNAPTSETYAWDDDSTYVQNPPYFRGMGKQPAPITDIKGARILGLFGDKITTDHISPAGSIKAASPAGAYLTEHGVAVADFNQYGTRRGNHEVMMRGTFANIRIRNHMLGPNGREGGYTIHYPTKEELPIYDAAMKYQAEKVPLVIFAGVEYGNGSSRDWAAKGTNLLGVKAVIAQSFERIHRSNLVGMGVVPFTLAEGTSWASLDLKGDETVTIHGLANVKPRQMMEAEITYADGTVKKVPILCRIDTLDEIDYYKNAGILHYVLRGLAA, encoded by the coding sequence ATGGCCTCGCTCGACTCCTTCAAAGCCCGCAAGACGCTCACCGTCGGCGGCAAGACCTACACCTATTACTCCCTCCCCGACGCCGAGAAGAACGGCCTGCCCGGCATCTCGAAGCTGCCCTTCTCGATGAAGGTGCTGCTCGAGAACCTGCTGCGCTTCGAGGACGGCCGCTCCGTCACCAAGTCCGACATCGAGAACTTCGTCGGCTGGCTCGACGACAAGGGCACGGCCGGCAAGGAGATCGGCTTCCGCCCGGCGCGCGTGCTGATGCAGGACTTCACCGGCGTTCCGGCGGTCGTCGACCTCGCCGCGATGCGCGACGGCGTGAAGGCGCTCGGCGGCGATCCGCAGAAGATCAACCCGCTCGTTCCCGTCGACCTCGTCATCGACCACTCGGTCATCGTCGACGAATTCGGCTCGCCCAAGGCCTTCGCCAAGAACGTCGAGCTCGAATACGAGCGCAACGAGGAGCGTTACAAGTTCCTGAAATGGGGCCAGGGCGCCTTCGACAATTTCCGCGTCGTCCCGCCCGGCACCGGCATCTGTCACCAGGTCAATCTCGAATACCTCGCCCAGACCGTCTGGACCCGTAACGAGACGATCGACGGCGCCGAGGTCGAGGTCGCCTATCCCGACACGCTCGTCGGCACCGACTCGCACACCACCATGGTCAACGGCCTCGCCGTTCTCGGCTGGGGCGTCGGCGGCATCGAGGCCGAGGCCGCGATGCTCGGCCAGCCGCAGTCGATGCTGCTGCCGGAGGTCGTCGGCTTCAAGCTGACCGGCTCGCTCAAGGAAGGCATCACCGCCACCGACCTCGTGCTCACCGTCACCCAGATGCTGCGCAAGAAGGGCGTCGTCGGCAAGTTCGTCGAGTTCTTCGGCCCCGGCCTCTACAATCTGACGCTGGCCGATCGCGCCACGATCGCCAATATGGGCCCGGAATACGGCGCGACCTGCGGCTTCTTCCCGGTCGACGCCGAGACGCTGGATTATCTCACCACCACCGGCCGCAAGGCGGACCGGATCGCGCTGGTCGAGGCCTACAGCAAGGCGCAGGGTCTCTTCGCCACCCGCGAGACCGCCGATCCGGTCTTCACCGACACGCTCGAGCTCGATCTTTCGACGGTTCAGCCCTCGATGGCCGGTCCGAAGCGTCCGGAAGGCCGCGTCGATCTCTCCGCCGTCAAGGCCGGCTTCGCCGCCGCGATGGAAACCGATTACAAGAAGGGCGGCGAGCTCTCCCGCCGCGTGCAGGTCGAGGGCGAGGATTTCGACCTCGGGCACGGCGATGTCGTCATCGCCGCCATCACCTCCTGCACCAACACCTCGAATCCGTCGGTGCTGATGGCGGCGGGCCTGCTTGCCCGCAACGCCGTCGCCAAGGGCCTCAAGGTCAAGCCCTGGGTCAAGACCTCGCTGGCGCCCGGCTCGCAGGTCGTCGCCGAATACCTCGCCAAGGCCGGCCTCCAGGCCGATCTCGACAAGCTCGGCTTCAACCTGGTCGGCTTCGGCTGCACCACCTGCATCGGCAATTCTGGCCCGCTGCCGGCGCCGATCTCGAAGACCATCAACGAGAAGGGCTTGATCGCGGGCGCCGTCATCTCCGGCAACCGCAATTTCGAAGGCCGCGTCTCGCCGGACGTGCAGGCGAACTACCTCGCCTCGCCGCCGCTGGTCGTCGCCTATGCGCTTGCGGGCTCGGTCCAGATGGACCTGACGACGCAGCCGATCGGCGTCGGCTCGGACGGCAAGGATGTCTACCTGAAGGACATCTGGCCCTCCAACAAGGAGATCCAGGACTTCATCCAGAAGAACGTCACCCGCGCCATCTTCGAGTCCAAATACGCCGACGTCTTCAAGGGCGACGAGCATTGGCAGGCCGTCAACGCGCCGACCTCGGAGACCTACGCCTGGGACGACGACTCGACCTATGTCCAGAACCCGCCCTATTTCCGCGGCATGGGCAAGCAGCCGGCGCCGATCACGGACATCAAGGGCGCCCGCATCCTCGGGCTGTTCGGCGACAAGATCACGACCGACCACATCTCCCCGGCCGGTTCGATCAAGGCCGCCTCTCCGGCCGGCGCCTATCTCACCGAGCATGGCGTCGCGGTGGCCGACTTCAACCAGTACGGCACGCGTCGCGGCAATCATGAGGTGATGATGCGTGGCACCTTCGCCAACATCCGCATCCGCAACCACATGCTCGGTCCAAACGGCCGTGAAGGCGGCTACACCATCCACTACCCGACCAAGGAAGAGCTACCGATCTACGACGCGGCGATGAAGTACCAGGCGGAGAAGGTTCCGCTGGTGATCTTCGCCGGCGTCGAATACGGCAACGGCTCCTCGCGCGACTGGGCGGCGAAGGGCACGAACCTGCTCGGCGTCAAGGCGGTGATCGCCCAGAGCTTCGAACGCATCCATCGCTCGAACCTGGTCGGCATGGGCGTGGTGCCCTTCACCCTCGCGGAAGGCACGAGCTGGGCTTCGCTCGATCTCAAGGGCGACGAGACCGTCACCATCCACGGGCTGGCCAACGTCAAGCCGCGCCAGATGATGGAAGCCGAGATCACCTATGCCGACGGCACGGTGAAGAAGGTGCCGATCCTCTGCCGCATCGATACGCTGGACGAGATCGACTACTACAAGAACGCCGGCATCCTGCACTACGTCCTGCGCGGCCTCGCCGCCTGA
- the purQ gene encoding Phosphoribosylformylglycinamidine synthase subunit PurQ: protein MKAAVITFPGSNRDGDVAKALRQAGADVTHVWHADTELPKGVDLVVLPGGFSYGDYLRTGAIAGRAHIMDATRAHAARGGYVLGICNGFQIACEAGLLPGILVRNANLKFVCRRQHLKVERNDTPYTRAYAQGQAIDVCIAHGEGNYIADAETLARLEGEGLVAFRYADAEGNVTPAANPNGSLNGIAGIYSPGFNVLGLMPHPENLIDSLVGGTDGRGLFDSLVSSRRAA, encoded by the coding sequence ATGAAGGCCGCCGTCATCACCTTTCCGGGCTCCAACCGTGACGGCGACGTCGCCAAGGCACTGAGGCAGGCCGGCGCCGATGTCACCCATGTCTGGCATGCCGACACCGAGCTGCCTAAGGGCGTCGACCTCGTCGTGCTGCCGGGCGGCTTTTCCTATGGCGACTATCTGCGCACCGGCGCCATCGCCGGCCGTGCCCACATCATGGACGCCACCCGCGCCCATGCGGCCCGCGGCGGCTATGTGCTCGGCATCTGCAACGGCTTCCAGATCGCCTGCGAGGCGGGGCTCCTGCCCGGCATCCTCGTGCGCAATGCCAACCTCAAATTCGTCTGCAGGCGCCAGCATCTCAAGGTCGAGCGCAACGACACGCCCTATACCCGCGCCTATGCGCAGGGGCAGGCGATCGACGTCTGCATCGCCCATGGCGAGGGCAACTACATCGCGGATGCCGAGACGCTGGCCCGCCTCGAAGGCGAGGGCCTTGTCGCCTTCCGCTATGCGGATGCCGAAGGCAACGTCACGCCCGCGGCGAACCCCAACGGCTCGCTCAACGGGATCGCCGGCATCTATTCGCCGGGCTTCAACGTGCTTGGCCTGATGCCGCACCCGGAGAACCTGATCGATTCGCTGGTCGGCGGCACGGACGGACGCGGCCTGTTCGACAGCCTCGTCAGCTCCAGGCGCGCGGCCTGA
- a CDS encoding Beta-hydroxyacyl-ACP dehydratase — protein sequence MRLEYFDMIDRVVTFDPSQKRLVTRSTVPSESPVFEGHFPGHPLVPGVLLTETMAQASGYLLLGLNGLTQMPFLMTVDKARFRTFVEPNTELEASAELVIEGSGYAATKAKLTSGGKPICDAELRFRLMPFPADMRALMQARIEAIGLKPEPAP from the coding sequence ATGCGCCTCGAATATTTCGACATGATCGACAGGGTCGTGACCTTCGATCCGTCGCAGAAGCGCCTCGTCACGCGCTCGACCGTCCCCTCCGAGAGCCCCGTCTTCGAAGGGCACTTCCCCGGGCATCCGCTGGTGCCGGGCGTGCTCCTGACCGAGACGATGGCTCAGGCCTCCGGCTATCTCCTGCTCGGCCTCAACGGCCTGACGCAGATGCCCTTCCTGATGACGGTCGACAAGGCGCGCTTCCGCACCTTCGTCGAGCCCAACACCGAGCTGGAAGCCAGCGCCGAGCTCGTGATCGAGGGCTCCGGCTACGCGGCAACGAAGGCGAAGCTGACCAGCGGCGGCAAGCCGATCTGCGACGCCGAGCTGCGCTTCCGCCTGATGCCCTTCCCCGCCGATATGCGCGCGCTCATGCAGGCCCGCATCGAAGCCATCGGCCTGAAGCCGGAGCCTGCGCCATGA
- the ccmD gene encoding Heme exporter protein D has translation MSALMDSIGPHAGFILAAYGASAVILAGLTLAILRDHRAQKQALDALERRGAGRRSGRETA, from the coding sequence ATGAGCGCGCTGATGGACAGCATCGGGCCGCATGCCGGCTTCATCCTCGCCGCCTATGGTGCGTCGGCCGTCATTCTCGCCGGGCTGACGCTGGCGATCCTGCGCGATCATCGCGCCCAGAAACAGGCGCTCGACGCGCTGGAGCGCCGTGGCGCCGGCCGCCGCTCGGGCCGGGAGACGGCATGA
- the cycZ gene encoding Heme exporter protein C yields the protein MSQPARAHCLEVVEIAKSCGHGTPAPDDSARTMASLIDLANPTRFMRFSAVLLPWLAAVSALLIVVGLYLAWFAAPADYQQGETIRIMFIHVPAAWLAMMFYSMMALSALGTLVWRHPLADVAQKAAAPIGACFALTCLITGALWGKPMWGTYWVWDARLTSVLVLLLVYLGIIALWRVLDEPSRAARAVAILTLVGFVNVPIIKFSVDWWNTLHQPASVLRMGGPTIHPSMLWPLLILAVGFTLFALALHMLAMRAEIMRRRVRTLTILEAERLDRLAAQGLPA from the coding sequence ATGTCGCAGCCGGCGCGGGCGCATTGCTTGGAAGTGGTCGAGATTGCTAAAAGCTGCGGCCATGGCACCCCAGCCCCGGATGACAGCGCCCGCACGATGGCCAGCCTGATCGACCTCGCCAATCCGACGCGCTTCATGCGCTTCTCGGCCGTGCTGCTGCCATGGCTCGCGGCGGTTTCGGCGCTGCTGATCGTCGTCGGGCTTTATCTCGCCTGGTTCGCCGCTCCGGCCGATTACCAGCAGGGCGAGACGATCCGGATCATGTTCATCCATGTCCCGGCCGCCTGGCTCGCCATGATGTTTTATTCGATGATGGCGCTCTCGGCGCTTGGCACGCTGGTCTGGCGCCACCCGCTCGCCGATGTCGCGCAAAAGGCCGCGGCGCCGATCGGGGCCTGCTTCGCGCTCACCTGCCTGATCACCGGCGCGCTCTGGGGCAAGCCGATGTGGGGCACCTACTGGGTCTGGGATGCGCGCCTGACCTCGGTGCTGGTGCTGCTGCTGGTCTATCTCGGCATCATCGCGCTCTGGCGCGTGCTGGACGAGCCGTCGCGGGCGGCGCGCGCTGTCGCCATCCTGACGCTGGTCGGCTTTGTCAACGTGCCGATCATCAAGTTCTCGGTCGATTGGTGGAATACGCTGCACCAGCCCGCTTCCGTCCTGCGGATGGGCGGACCGACGATCCATCCCTCGATGCTGTGGCCGCTGCTGATCCTGGCCGTCGGCTTCACGCTCTTCGCGCTAGCGCTGCACATGCTGGCGATGCGGGCCGAGATCATGCGCCGGCGCGTGCGGACGCTGACGATCCTCGAAGCCGAGCGTCTCGACCGGCTCGCGGCGCAAGGACTGCCGGCATGA
- a CDS encoding 3-oxoacyl-(acyl-carrier-protein) synthase, KASII, translating to MTTHRDAKGRPLVAVTGLGVVTSLGQGKETNWQALTAGKSGIHRIDRFPTEGLKTSIGGTVDFLFDGPFTAPQLSEKLATLAAEEAVSQSGIGAAGDFPGELFMAVPPVEMEWPQKQEMAQATSGEADYDGLLRTAATGKFRAMHELFVFGGVADHIADRFGTKGSPISLSTACSSGATAIQMGVEAIRRGDTQAALCIGTDGSIHAEALIRFSLLSALSTQNDPPEGAAKPFSKNRDGFVMGEGAGALVLEDYDHALKRGATILGIVAGCGERGDGFHRTRSSPDGKPAILAMQDALADAGLTPDDVDYINAHGTSTPENDKMEAMSCAAVFGERMAKLPISSNKSMIGHTLTAAGAVEAVISFLTIANGTIPPTINYANPDPAIAIDVVPNAARKAKVRTVLSNSFGFGGQNTCLVLTAPPEAA from the coding sequence ATGACCACGCATCGTGATGCCAAGGGCCGCCCGCTCGTCGCCGTCACCGGCCTCGGCGTCGTCACCTCGCTCGGCCAGGGCAAGGAGACCAACTGGCAGGCCCTGACGGCCGGCAAATCGGGTATCCACCGCATCGATCGCTTTCCGACCGAGGGGCTGAAGACCAGCATCGGCGGCACGGTCGATTTCCTGTTCGACGGTCCCTTCACCGCCCCGCAGCTCTCCGAGAAGCTCGCCACGCTGGCGGCCGAGGAAGCCGTGAGCCAGAGCGGCATCGGCGCGGCCGGCGATTTCCCGGGCGAGCTGTTCATGGCGGTGCCGCCCGTCGAGATGGAATGGCCGCAGAAACAGGAGATGGCCCAGGCCACCTCTGGCGAAGCGGATTACGACGGCCTGCTGCGCACCGCCGCCACCGGCAAATTCCGGGCAATGCACGAGCTCTTCGTGTTCGGCGGCGTCGCCGACCATATCGCCGACCGTTTCGGTACCAAGGGCTCGCCGATCTCACTCTCGACCGCCTGCTCCTCCGGCGCGACCGCGATCCAGATGGGCGTCGAGGCCATCCGCCGCGGCGATACGCAGGCAGCCTTGTGCATCGGCACGGACGGCTCGATCCATGCCGAGGCGCTGATCCGCTTCTCGCTGCTCTCGGCGCTGTCGACCCAGAACGATCCGCCGGAAGGCGCGGCCAAGCCGTTCTCGAAGAATCGCGACGGCTTCGTCATGGGCGAAGGCGCGGGCGCCTTGGTGCTGGAGGATTACGACCATGCGCTCAAGCGCGGCGCCACGATCCTCGGCATCGTCGCCGGCTGCGGCGAGCGCGGCGACGGCTTCCACCGCACCCGCTCGAGTCCGGACGGCAAGCCCGCCATCCTCGCCATGCAGGACGCGCTCGCCGATGCCGGGCTGACGCCCGACGATGTCGACTACATCAACGCCCACGGCACCTCGACGCCCGAGAACGACAAGATGGAGGCGATGAGCTGCGCCGCCGTCTTCGGCGAGCGCATGGCGAAGCTGCCGATCTCCTCGAACAAGTCGATGATCGGGCACACGCTGACGGCGGCCGGCGCGGTCGAGGCGGTGATCTCCTTCCTCACCATCGCCAACGGCACGATCCCGCCGACGATCAACTATGCGAACCCCGACCCCGCCATCGCCATCGACGTCGTGCCCAACGCGGCGCGCAAGGCGAAGGTGAGGACGGTTCTCTCCAACTCCTTCGGCTTCGGCGGCCAGAATACCTGCCTCGTGCTGACGGCTCCTCCGGAGGCGGCATGA
- the purS gene encoding Phosphoribosylformylglycinamidine synthase subunit PurS, with protein MKARVTVTLKNGVLDPQGKAIEGALKSLGIDGVGSVRQGKVFDIELSTADKAAAEAALKAACEKLLANTVIENYRVEIGA; from the coding sequence ATGAAAGCCCGCGTCACCGTCACCCTGAAGAACGGCGTGCTCGATCCGCAGGGCAAGGCGATCGAAGGCGCGCTGAAGTCGCTCGGCATCGATGGCGTCGGCTCCGTGCGCCAGGGCAAGGTCTTCGACATCGAGCTCTCGACCGCCGACAAGGCCGCCGCCGAAGCCGCGCTCAAGGCCGCCTGCGAGAAGCTGCTCGCCAATACGGTGATCGAAAACTACCGCGTCGAAATCGGAGCCTGA
- the acpXL gene encoding Acyl carrier protein AcpXL has translation MSATFETVAGIISETCDIPREKITPQSHAIDDLGIDSLAFLDIAFAIDKAFGIKLPLEQWTQEVNEGKAPAEQYFVLENLCKRIDDLVAAKKA, from the coding sequence ATGTCCGCTACGTTCGAGACGGTCGCCGGCATCATTTCCGAAACCTGCGATATTCCGCGCGAGAAGATCACCCCGCAGAGCCACGCGATCGACGATCTCGGCATCGATTCCCTGGCCTTCCTCGACATCGCCTTCGCGATCGACAAGGCCTTCGGCATCAAGCTCCCGCTCGAGCAGTGGACGCAGGAAGTCAACGAGGGCAAGGCCCCGGCCGAGCAGTATTTCGTGCTCGAGAACCTCTGCAAGCGCATCGACGATCTCGTCGCCGCCAAGAAGGCGTAA
- a CDS encoding hypothetical protein (Evidence 5 : Unknown function), with protein MNFASRQSCRRCMRPHFVHLARFLELLYRTCGYAARRSGAGLGHSRGGARVTRIRPSNGCVRKGVPVATATP; from the coding sequence ATGAATTTTGCGTCAAGGCAGAGCTGCCGCCGATGCATGCGACCACATTTCGTTCATCTAGCGCGCTTCTTGGAATTGCTCTATAGAACCTGCGGCTACGCCGCACGCCGATCCGGCGCGGGGCTCGGGCACTCCCGAGGCGGCGCGCGCGTCACGCGCATTAGGCCTTCGAACGGCTGCGTCCGCAAGGGCGTGCCGGTCGCGACCGCAACCCCTTGA
- the cycY gene encoding Thiol:disulfide interchange protein CycY, whose amino-acid sequence MSQTEAAPRRRSPLLFLVPLLVFGALAVVFGIGLFTGDKSKVPSALIGRVAPAITLAPLEGLQRAGQPVPAFGNADLAKGKATLVNVWASWCAPCRVEHPVLMGLAQTDAVKQGKVALVGMNYKDEAENARRFLGALGNPFSAVGVDRAGRAAIEWGVYGVPETFVIGPDGHILDKHVGPLDQMAASKLLQRALKAR is encoded by the coding sequence ATGAGCCAGACCGAAGCCGCACCCCGGCGCCGTTCGCCCCTGCTTTTCCTCGTGCCGCTGCTCGTCTTTGGCGCGCTTGCCGTCGTCTTCGGCATCGGATTGTTCACGGGCGACAAGAGCAAGGTCCCGTCCGCGCTGATCGGCCGTGTCGCGCCCGCGATCACGCTCGCCCCGCTGGAGGGGCTGCAGCGCGCCGGCCAGCCGGTGCCGGCCTTCGGCAACGCTGATCTGGCCAAGGGGAAGGCGACCCTGGTCAATGTCTGGGCGAGCTGGTGCGCGCCCTGCCGGGTCGAGCATCCCGTGCTGATGGGTCTTGCCCAGACCGATGCGGTGAAGCAGGGCAAGGTCGCGCTGGTCGGGATGAACTACAAGGACGAGGCCGAGAACGCGCGCCGCTTCCTCGGCGCCCTCGGCAATCCCTTCTCGGCCGTCGGCGTCGACCGGGCCGGGCGGGCCGCCATCGAGTGGGGCGTCTACGGCGTGCCCGAGACCTTCGTCATCGGCCCGGACGGACATATCCTCGACAAGCATGTCGGGCCGCTCGACCAGATGGCGGCGAGCAAGCTGCTCCAGCGGGCGCTGAAGGCCCGCTGA
- a CDS encoding Beta-ketoacyl-ACP synthase: MTSATNRRDVVITGIGIASSLGEGIDAHAAALAAGGPPVVDTESFKPYPVHPLMALELDRQIPKKSDQRQMEPWQRLGVYAAGLALDSAGLKDDAEAKSALQVIVAAGGGERDHAVDAAILEGLRGANEPGTFLNERLMGDLRPTLFLAQLSNLLAGNIAIVHGVTGPSRTFMGEEQAGVDAIRTAHARIASGQSELMLVGGAYNAERRDMLLLFELGGYLRRDSFAPVFAREDAPGLITGSAGAFLVLESAERAAARGAKVYAKLSHAGAARSRRAPGTVESALKQLIGGFGALGANSLAISAATGCAGITAEEAAALKAAAPAAKRIATGDLVGHGVEAAFPVSVALAAIAVSAGQAKEALVTGAGHWRGEGAAHLVQA, encoded by the coding sequence ATGACCAGCGCCACCAACCGTCGCGATGTGGTCATCACCGGCATCGGCATCGCTTCCAGCCTCGGCGAAGGCATCGACGCACACGCGGCCGCACTCGCGGCCGGCGGCCCGCCGGTCGTCGACACCGAGAGCTTCAAGCCTTACCCGGTCCATCCCCTGATGGCGCTGGAGCTGGACAGGCAGATCCCGAAGAAATCCGACCAGCGCCAGATGGAGCCCTGGCAGCGCCTCGGCGTCTACGCCGCAGGGCTTGCCCTCGATTCCGCCGGGCTGAAGGACGACGCCGAGGCGAAGAGCGCCCTGCAGGTCATCGTCGCGGCCGGCGGCGGCGAGCGCGACCATGCCGTCGATGCGGCAATCCTCGAAGGCCTGCGCGGCGCCAACGAGCCGGGCACCTTCCTCAACGAGCGCCTGATGGGCGACCTGCGCCCCACGCTCTTCCTCGCCCAGCTCTCCAACCTGCTCGCCGGCAACATTGCCATCGTCCATGGCGTCACCGGCCCCTCGCGCACCTTCATGGGCGAGGAGCAGGCCGGCGTCGACGCGATCCGCACGGCCCATGCCCGCATCGCTTCCGGCCAATCCGAGCTGATGCTCGTGGGCGGCGCCTATAATGCCGAGCGCCGCGACATGCTGCTGCTCTTCGAACTCGGCGGCTATCTGCGCCGCGACAGCTTCGCGCCGGTTTTCGCGCGCGAGGATGCACCGGGGCTGATCACCGGCAGCGCCGGCGCCTTCCTCGTGCTGGAATCGGCCGAGCGCGCCGCGGCGCGCGGCGCCAAGGTCTATGCCAAGCTGAGCCATGCCGGCGCGGCCCGCAGCCGCCGCGCGCCGGGCACCGTCGAATCCGCCCTGAAGCAGCTGATCGGCGGCTTCGGCGCCCTGGGCGCCAACAGCCTCGCCATCTCCGCCGCCACCGGCTGCGCCGGCATCACGGCCGAGGAAGCGGCCGCGCTAAAGGCTGCCGCCCCTGCGGCCAAGCGCATCGCCACCGGCGATCTCGTCGGCCATGGCGTCGAGGCGGCCTTCCCAGTCTCGGTGGCGCTGGCCGCGATCGCCGTGTCGGCCGGGCAGGCCAAGGAAGCGCTCGTCACCGGCGCCGGCCACTGGCGCGGCGAGGGCGCCGCGCATCTGGTTCAAGCCTGA